The following proteins are co-located in the Flammeovirga kamogawensis genome:
- a CDS encoding TonB-dependent receptor — MKNILILILFTSFSIGTWAQNGTISGTVIDAESGEEIIGASVIIKGTTIGASTDVFGKFSFNAAEGSHTIIASFIGYQTASKLINISTNSTQQLSFSLQVDAQELEAVEIIAKANTESAQALMVERKNADVMLQSIGAEEMSVKGISDVEGAMTQISGVTKVNGKGLFVRGLGDRYNNATMNGLPIPSTNPDLKMIPLSIFPSDIVKNISVSKTASPELYGDFAGANVDIKLKDYPDDPFFTVGVSGSYNTQATFQDFKTQPDGQFEGLGFTGNGRDMPTNGVPPVIGGEQGGYETSWSPTVNKAPMAINFNASGGKFWNIGNEGGFGFVASLAHNNKYEHLSGKYAAYNAQASPTVDYQRDQWIYSTNTSALANMTFKINNRHKININNIFVNESFNSVDENFGYHRDFDQENLFIRRNTYLQNTIWVAQLTGDHSFLENDRLKLTWGVSRSQTGSQEPDRKQLLFDGKGPNVNLFTLNPIDNHRYWGDMNEIEYGTKGELSYGFGAFNGNNDTYRSTIRIGYQGKSKNRDFEWYQTGIYGSGANGIDSNNPNDQINKWLQDGTLEYRPYEVADTYFNAQMDIHAFYTGYDYEIIPSKLKMNVGVRTEIGRQYVKYRLRQDALDAPFRENTYETVEFLPSANLKYAVNDKSNLRLAASKTITRPGMREIIPFEYQSVAGGESIIGNPNLKNSENYNLDLKYEIFPNSGELFSIGVFGKLLDNPIERVTKPAAGTLYTYENVGSAVVAGVELEFQKNVGNIINNGNPLLDKLSVGFNGTLMYSKMRIGDNVSTVVTNRERELQGASPYILNANMGYNQEWFGGNINSIFTIAYTTFGDRLYASGSYGAGDIYEKSFGTLDFIIRNKIKDNLSFNISAKNLLNPSIERYQEFEGGVIKPISSYKRGTEFSIGLSYTF; from the coding sequence ATGAAGAATATACTTATCCTAATTTTATTCACTTCATTCAGTATTGGAACATGGGCACAAAATGGAACTATATCAGGAACCGTAATTGATGCCGAATCTGGAGAAGAAATTATTGGTGCGAGTGTAATAATAAAAGGCACTACAATAGGAGCATCAACAGATGTATTTGGTAAATTTTCGTTTAATGCAGCCGAAGGGTCTCATACAATTATTGCCTCTTTTATAGGGTACCAAACTGCATCTAAATTGATAAATATTTCTACAAATTCTACACAACAACTTTCATTCTCACTACAAGTTGACGCACAAGAATTAGAAGCAGTAGAAATTATAGCAAAAGCAAATACCGAAAGTGCACAAGCATTAATGGTAGAAAGAAAAAATGCCGATGTTATGCTACAATCAATTGGTGCTGAAGAAATGTCTGTGAAAGGTATTTCGGATGTGGAAGGAGCCATGACTCAAATTTCTGGAGTTACAAAAGTTAACGGTAAAGGATTATTTGTAAGGGGTCTTGGAGATCGATACAATAATGCAACTATGAACGGTTTACCAATTCCTTCAACAAATCCGGATTTAAAAATGATACCACTTTCAATTTTCCCTTCAGATATTGTGAAAAATATTAGTGTATCTAAAACAGCATCTCCAGAGTTATATGGCGATTTTGCAGGAGCAAATGTTGATATTAAATTAAAAGATTACCCAGATGATCCCTTCTTTACTGTAGGAGTTTCTGGAAGTTACAATACTCAAGCTACATTCCAAGATTTTAAAACCCAACCTGATGGTCAATTTGAAGGTTTAGGTTTTACAGGAAATGGTAGAGACATGCCCACAAATGGTGTTCCACCTGTTATTGGTGGAGAACAAGGAGGTTATGAAACATCTTGGTCACCAACTGTAAATAAAGCACCAATGGCTATTAATTTTAATGCCTCGGGTGGTAAATTTTGGAATATTGGCAACGAAGGAGGGTTCGGTTTTGTCGCTTCTCTTGCTCACAACAATAAGTACGAACATCTAAGCGGTAAATATGCGGCATATAATGCACAAGCTAGCCCTACTGTAGATTATCAAAGAGATCAATGGATTTATTCTACAAATACCTCTGCGTTAGCAAACATGACTTTTAAAATCAATAATCGTCATAAAATCAATATCAATAATATATTCGTTAATGAGTCTTTTAACTCGGTAGATGAGAACTTTGGATACCACAGAGATTTTGATCAAGAAAATCTTTTTATAAGACGAAATACCTACTTACAAAATACAATTTGGGTAGCTCAATTAACTGGTGATCACTCATTTTTAGAAAATGACAGATTAAAATTAACCTGGGGAGTTTCACGTTCTCAAACTGGAAGTCAAGAACCCGATCGTAAACAATTACTTTTTGATGGTAAAGGACCAAATGTAAATTTATTTACACTTAATCCAATTGATAATCATCGTTATTGGGGTGATATGAATGAGATTGAATATGGAACCAAAGGAGAACTAAGTTATGGATTTGGTGCTTTCAATGGCAATAACGATACCTATAGAAGCACTATTAGAATTGGATATCAGGGTAAATCAAAAAATAGAGATTTTGAATGGTATCAAACTGGAATTTATGGATCTGGAGCTAATGGTATTGATAGTAATAACCCAAACGATCAAATTAATAAATGGCTTCAAGATGGTACTTTGGAGTATCGTCCATACGAAGTTGCAGATACTTATTTCAATGCTCAAATGGATATTCATGCCTTTTATACTGGCTATGACTACGAAATAATACCAAGCAAATTAAAGATGAATGTTGGTGTACGTACTGAAATTGGACGACAATACGTAAAATATAGATTGAGACAAGATGCTCTCGATGCCCCTTTTAGAGAAAACACCTATGAAACGGTAGAATTCTTACCTTCAGCAAATTTAAAATATGCTGTAAATGATAAATCCAATTTACGATTAGCAGCAAGTAAAACGATTACTCGACCAGGAATGAGAGAAATTATTCCTTTTGAATACCAAAGTGTGGCAGGTGGGGAATCTATTATTGGTAATCCTAATTTAAAGAATTCCGAAAATTATAACCTTGATTTAAAATATGAAATCTTCCCAAATTCAGGTGAATTGTTTTCTATTGGTGTATTCGGGAAACTTTTAGACAACCCTATTGAAAGAGTTACTAAACCAGCAGCAGGAACTTTATATACTTATGAGAATGTAGGTTCTGCAGTAGTTGCAGGTGTAGAATTAGAATTTCAGAAAAATGTTGGAAATATAATCAACAATGGCAACCCGTTACTAGATAAATTATCTGTTGGTTTTAATGGAACATTAATGTACTCAAAAATGAGAATTGGAGATAATGTAAGTACTGTTGTAACCAATCGAGAAAGGGAACTTCAAGGTGCTTCACCTTATATTCTAAATGCAAATATGGGGTATAATCAAGAGTGGTTTGGAGGTAATATAAATTCAATTTTCACCATAGCTTATACAACATTTGGAGATCGATTATATGCTTCTGGTTCATATGGAGCAGGTGATATTTATGAGAAGTCATTTGGAACATTAGACTTTATCATCAGAAATAAAATTAAAGACAACCTAAGTTTTAATATATCAGCTAAAAACCTCTTGAACCCAAGTATTGAAAGATACCAGGAGTTTGAAGGTGGTGTTATTAAACCAATTTCTTCTTATAAAAGAGGAACAGAATTTAGTATAGGGCTATCTTATACATTTTAA
- a CDS encoding ROK family protein: protein MTTVTLGIDVGGTNTKIGFVDRHGRCLASTHISTGADEPFSNFLENVFKTVKALSKEAGDIEMVAVGIGAPNANYYTGKIEEAVNLKGWGKEVAIADLMEEHFKVPVAITNDANAAALGEMKFGVAQGMKNFIVATLGTGLGSGIIVNGDLLYGHDGFAGELGHITVVEEGRTCGCGRRGCLETYVSATGIKRTMFELLADSNGNSALANKNFETLTAKDIFDAAEAGDELAKEAFEVTGEILGKSLADAIAIFSPEAIVLFGGLASAGDYITKPTRRAMEENCLHIFKGKTRLVVSNLEGDNTAILGSSALAWQEYEKKQNA from the coding sequence ATGACAACAGTAACATTAGGTATTGATGTTGGTGGAACTAACACAAAAATCGGTTTTGTGGATCGCCACGGTAGATGTTTAGCAAGTACTCATATCTCAACAGGTGCTGATGAACCATTTTCTAATTTCTTAGAAAACGTTTTCAAAACAGTAAAAGCTCTTTCTAAAGAAGCAGGAGATATTGAAATGGTAGCCGTAGGTATTGGAGCACCAAATGCTAACTACTATACAGGTAAGATTGAAGAGGCTGTTAACCTTAAAGGTTGGGGTAAAGAAGTTGCTATTGCAGATTTAATGGAAGAGCACTTTAAAGTACCAGTTGCTATTACAAATGATGCAAATGCAGCTGCACTTGGTGAAATGAAATTTGGTGTTGCACAAGGAATGAAAAACTTTATTGTTGCTACATTAGGTACTGGTTTAGGTAGTGGTATTATTGTAAATGGAGATCTTCTTTACGGACATGATGGTTTTGCAGGTGAGCTAGGCCATATTACTGTAGTAGAAGAAGGAAGAACTTGTGGTTGTGGACGTAGAGGTTGTTTAGAAACTTATGTTTCTGCAACTGGTATTAAGCGTACAATGTTCGAATTATTAGCAGATAGCAACGGAAACAGTGCTTTGGCAAATAAGAACTTTGAAACTTTAACAGCTAAAGATATTTTTGATGCAGCTGAAGCAGGTGATGAACTTGCAAAAGAAGCATTTGAAGTAACTGGTGAAATTCTTGGTAAATCTTTAGCAGATGCAATTGCTATTTTTAGCCCAGAAGCTATCGTATTATTTGGTGGTTTAGCATCAGCTGGTGATTATATCACTAAGCCAACTCGTAGAGCAATGGAAGAAAATTGTTTACACATTTTTAAGGGTAAAACTCGTTTGGTAGTTTCTAACTTAGAAGGTGATAATACAGCAATTTTAGGTTCTTCTGCTTTAGCTTGGCAAGAATATGAGAAAAAGCAAAATGCTTAA
- a CDS encoding ROK family protein: MSISNKQQVVLTLDAGGTNFVFSAMQGGKMIVDPYRLPSNGDNLEKSLQNILDGFNHVITQLGDKKPEAISFAFPGPADYPNGIIGDLQNLPGYRGGVALGPMLEHKFGIPAYINNDGDLFAYGEAIGGLLPDINAKLAENGSEKVYKNIIGITLGTGLGGGIVSNGQLHLGDNSMGGEIWLLPSKVLDHVNAEEASCIRAVQRFYKEFSGVDNADLTPKDIFEIAKGIQEGDKASAQKAFDTLGENLGDVLCTLATSIDALIVIGGGLSGASELILPATLKEMKSQYKSGTDRLVAKVFNLTSEEELGSFVKNNQLEIKVPFADHTVFYDASPKIGVGISKLGTSEAISLGAYAYAVHQLEEK, from the coding sequence ATGTCAATTTCGAACAAACAGCAAGTCGTTCTAACTTTAGATGCCGGAGGAACAAATTTTGTTTTTTCAGCAATGCAAGGAGGCAAAATGATTGTAGATCCATATAGACTACCTTCTAATGGAGACAATCTCGAAAAAAGTTTACAAAATATTTTAGACGGATTTAATCATGTGATTACTCAGTTAGGTGATAAAAAACCAGAAGCAATAAGCTTTGCTTTTCCTGGACCTGCTGATTATCCAAATGGTATTATTGGTGATCTACAAAACTTACCTGGTTATAGAGGAGGTGTTGCATTAGGGCCAATGTTAGAGCATAAATTCGGTATCCCTGCCTATATTAATAACGATGGTGACCTATTTGCATATGGTGAAGCTATTGGCGGTTTACTACCTGATATTAATGCTAAACTAGCTGAAAATGGAAGCGAAAAAGTATATAAAAATATTATTGGGATTACACTAGGTACTGGTCTTGGTGGCGGTATTGTTAGTAATGGTCAGCTACATTTAGGTGATAATAGCATGGGTGGCGAAATATGGTTGTTACCATCAAAAGTTCTTGACCATGTTAATGCTGAAGAGGCTTCGTGTATTCGTGCAGTACAAAGGTTCTACAAAGAATTTTCTGGAGTAGATAATGCTGATTTAACTCCTAAAGATATATTTGAAATTGCTAAAGGTATCCAAGAAGGTGATAAAGCTAGTGCTCAAAAAGCATTTGATACTTTGGGTGAAAACTTAGGAGACGTTTTATGTACATTAGCTACTAGTATTGATGCCTTAATTGTTATCGGTGGAGGTCTATCTGGTGCTTCAGAATTAATACTACCTGCTACTTTAAAAGAGATGAAATCTCAATACAAATCAGGTACTGATCGTTTGGTTGCCAAGGTGTTTAATTTAACATCAGAAGAAGAGCTTGGTAGTTTTGTGAAGAATAATCAATTGGAAATTAAAGTTCCTTTTGCAGATCATACAGTTTTCTATGATGCTTCTCCAAAAATTGGTGTTGGTATTTCTAAGTTAGGTACTTCAGAAGCAATATCATTAGGTGCTTACGCTTATGCCGTACATCAATTAGAAGAAAAATAA
- a CDS encoding glutamate--tRNA ligase family protein: MRTRFAPTPSGYLHIGNAYSFILTWIIARQNEGEIILRIDDIDSTRCRDEYLEDIFTTIDWLGLDFDNGPSGVDDFHKNWTQKLRYHRYQKAFDTLKDHGDLFACNCSRKEIYEQNENGIYTGKCTDLSLPFNTPDAAVRVKTTNTPILLEDHFIGDLAIDLDEVMKDFIIRRKDGLFSYQLASLIDDEDDNVDFIVRGEDLIESTAAQIFLSNKLELPNFENVEFFHHPLLVDENGNKISKSDGADSIRELRAQGMSPQEIYNGFAEFFLGEEVEINSIDELLDIDFLGENDYIEE; encoded by the coding sequence ATGCGTACAAGATTTGCACCAACACCTAGTGGCTACCTTCATATTGGTAATGCCTATTCATTTATTCTAACTTGGATTATTGCAAGACAGAATGAAGGTGAAATTATTTTACGTATTGACGATATCGACAGTACTCGTTGCAGAGATGAGTACCTTGAAGATATATTTACAACCATAGATTGGCTAGGTCTTGATTTTGATAATGGGCCATCTGGGGTTGATGATTTTCATAAAAATTGGACACAAAAATTAAGATACCATCGTTATCAAAAAGCATTTGATACTTTAAAAGATCATGGTGACTTATTTGCATGCAATTGTTCTCGTAAAGAAATTTATGAGCAAAATGAAAACGGCATCTATACTGGAAAATGTACAGATTTATCCCTTCCTTTTAATACTCCCGATGCTGCAGTAAGAGTAAAAACAACAAACACTCCTATCCTTCTTGAAGATCATTTTATTGGTGACCTTGCTATTGATTTAGATGAGGTTATGAAGGATTTCATTATCCGTAGAAAAGATGGCTTATTTTCTTATCAATTGGCTTCTTTAATAGATGATGAGGATGATAACGTTGATTTTATTGTTCGTGGAGAAGATTTAATAGAATCTACTGCCGCCCAAATCTTCTTATCAAATAAGCTAGAACTTCCTAATTTTGAAAATGTTGAATTTTTCCATCATCCCTTATTAGTTGATGAAAATGGAAATAAGATATCAAAGTCTGATGGTGCTGATTCTATAAGAGAACTAAGAGCACAAGGAATGAGCCCTCAAGAAATTTATAACGGATTTGCAGAATTTTTCTTAGGAGAAGAAGTTGAAATTAATTCTATTGATGAATTATTAGATATAGATTTTCTTGGAGAAAACGACTACATCGAAGAATAA
- a CDS encoding Clp protease/crotonase-like domain-containing protein, producing the protein MKNIFSTQKGNVVTIYVPNNCLNELNKSSTLQIIEKLEEINQNSSIDMVIFRTIQENFFLPKFCFDNTSITTDAIVNSDYFINLTDMIHNMRAMTVAVFEGSTNTIGSSFLQANDLSYATENAIFSNDLNLANTITAKAAEDLGLITRVIPSDKIDITLDYLIHTSTLED; encoded by the coding sequence ATGAAAAATATATTTAGTACTCAAAAAGGCAATGTTGTCACTATATATGTGCCTAATAATTGTTTAAACGAACTTAATAAATCTAGTACACTACAGATCATCGAAAAACTTGAAGAAATTAACCAAAACTCTTCAATAGACATGGTTATATTTAGAACAATTCAAGAAAATTTTTTCTTACCTAAATTTTGTTTTGATAATACGTCAATTACAACTGATGCAATTGTCAATAGCGACTATTTTATCAATTTAACAGACATGATTCATAATATGAGAGCAATGACTGTTGCTGTTTTTGAAGGGTCTACAAACACAATAGGTTCATCTTTTTTACAAGCAAATGACCTTTCTTACGCAACAGAAAATGCCATTTTTTCTAATGATTTAAATCTTGCCAATACAATAACAGCTAAGGCTGCAGAAGATTTAGGCTTAATCACTAGAGTAATTCCTTCTGACAAGATTGATATAACATTAGATTATCTGATCCACACCTCTACTTTAGAAGATTAA
- the aspS gene encoding aspartate--tRNA ligase: MLRTHNCGELRASHIGQTVTLSGWAQAVRDKGGLIWIDIRDRYGITQLLIEDDGNAAAELLETARKIGREFVLKATGEVIERAAKNPNIPTGEVELRLSNLTILNEANTPPFKIEDETDGGDELRMKYRYLDIRRNPVREKLVLRHKIAQEVRRYLSDQDFIEVETPVLIKSTPEGARDFLVPSRMNPGEFYALPQSPQTFKQLLMVGGMDRYFQIVKCFRDEDLRADRQPEFTQIDCEMAFVEREDIIDNFEGMMRHLFKMVKDIELPKFPQMEYADAMRDYGSDKPDTRFEMKFVDLNDVAQNKGFKVFDSAEIVLGICAKGAAEYTRKQLDEITNWVKRPQIGAKGLVYVKCNADGSYKSSVDKFYSQEDLKAWAEKAGAEAGDLMLVLSGELDATRKQMCELRLEMGERLGLRNRAEYSPLWVVNFPMFEKDEETGHYHAMHHPFTSVLPEDAEILKTDRYNARANAYDMVINGVEVGGGSIRIHDKADQAAMFDALGFTAEEAQEQFGFLMNAFEFGAPPHGGIALGFDRLCSLFGGVDSIRDFIAFPKNTSGRDVMIESPSAIDDKQLKDLSIQLDVE, from the coding sequence ATGCTTAGAACGCATAATTGCGGAGAACTCCGCGCAAGTCATATTGGCCAGACAGTTACTTTAAGCGGATGGGCACAAGCTGTTCGTGATAAAGGAGGTTTAATCTGGATTGATATTCGTGATCGTTATGGCATCACTCAATTATTAATTGAAGATGATGGTAATGCCGCTGCTGAATTATTAGAGACTGCACGTAAAATTGGACGTGAGTTCGTTTTAAAAGCAACAGGTGAAGTGATCGAGCGTGCTGCTAAAAACCCTAATATCCCAACAGGTGAAGTAGAATTACGTCTTTCTAATCTTACAATTTTAAATGAGGCAAATACACCTCCTTTTAAAATTGAAGACGAAACAGATGGTGGTGACGAACTTCGTATGAAATACCGTTACCTAGATATCCGTCGTAATCCAGTACGTGAAAAGTTAGTATTACGTCACAAAATTGCACAAGAAGTTCGTAGATATTTATCTGATCAAGATTTTATCGAAGTGGAAACTCCGGTATTGATCAAATCTACTCCTGAAGGTGCTCGTGATTTCTTGGTACCATCTAGAATGAACCCAGGTGAATTCTATGCTTTACCTCAATCACCTCAAACATTTAAGCAATTATTAATGGTCGGTGGAATGGACCGTTACTTCCAAATTGTGAAATGTTTCCGTGATGAAGACCTTCGCGCAGATCGTCAGCCTGAATTTACTCAGATTGACTGCGAAATGGCCTTTGTTGAGCGTGAAGATATTATTGATAATTTTGAAGGAATGATGCGTCACCTATTTAAAATGGTGAAAGATATTGAACTTCCGAAATTCCCTCAAATGGAATACGCTGATGCTATGCGTGATTATGGTTCTGACAAACCTGATACTCGTTTTGAGATGAAGTTTGTTGACCTTAATGATGTTGCTCAAAATAAAGGATTTAAAGTATTTGATAGTGCAGAGATCGTTTTAGGTATCTGTGCAAAAGGTGCTGCTGAATATACTCGTAAACAACTAGACGAAATTACTAATTGGGTTAAACGTCCTCAAATTGGTGCTAAAGGTTTAGTTTACGTTAAATGTAATGCTGATGGTTCTTATAAATCTTCTGTAGATAAATTCTACTCTCAAGAAGATTTAAAAGCATGGGCTGAAAAAGCAGGAGCTGAAGCAGGTGACTTAATGTTAGTTCTTTCTGGAGAATTAGATGCTACGCGTAAGCAAATGTGTGAACTTCGTTTGGAAATGGGTGAGCGTTTAGGTTTAAGAAACCGTGCAGAATACTCTCCACTTTGGGTTGTTAATTTCCCAATGTTCGAAAAAGATGAAGAAACAGGTCATTACCATGCAATGCACCATCCATTTACTTCTGTTCTACCAGAAGATGCGGAAATCTTAAAAACTGATCGTTACAATGCTCGTGCAAATGCTTACGATATGGTTATTAATGGTGTTGAAGTTGGTGGCGGTTCTATTCGTATTCACGACAAAGCAGATCAGGCAGCAATGTTTGATGCTTTAGGATTCACAGCTGAAGAAGCACAAGAACAATTTGGTTTCTTAATGAACGCATTTGAATTTGGAGCTCCTCCTCACGGTGGTATCGCTTTAGGTTTTGATCGTCTTTGTTCTTTATTTGGAGGAGTTGATTCTATCCGTGATTTTATTGCTTTCCCTAAGAATACTTCGGGTAGAGACGTAATGATCGAATCTCCATCTGCAATTGATGATAAACAATTAAAAGATTTAAGTATTCAGCTTGATGTTGAGTAA
- a CDS encoding M28 family peptidase, with amino-acid sequence MFKQKMTIAAFCCLALFSCTENAGSDNNTTVVKDTPIPTFNADSAYQYVQQQVDFGPRVANTMAHDMCGEFIASELQRHGAKVIEQPVYVTAYDGTSLNGKNIIGSINPEATTRIILAAHWDTRQVADQDSVRKNEPILGANDGGSGVGILLELARVIGNAENKPDVGVDIIFFDVEDYGRPAFAEDQSGDSGYCLGSKYWAENPHIEGYSAYYGILLDMVGSKNPTFLKEGVSRYFAPRIVRKVWKTAERKGFGNMFINQDGPELTDDHLYVNQIAKIPMIDIIDLDPSGERTFFKHWHTHADDMSTIDKESLKGVGVTLLQVLYNE; translated from the coding sequence ATGTTTAAGCAAAAAATGACAATAGCAGCTTTTTGTTGTTTAGCATTATTCTCTTGTACCGAAAATGCAGGTTCAGACAATAATACTACCGTTGTAAAAGATACTCCAATTCCTACATTTAATGCTGATTCTGCCTATCAATATGTTCAACAACAAGTTGATTTTGGGCCTAGAGTAGCAAATACAATGGCACATGATATGTGCGGAGAATTTATAGCAAGTGAATTACAAAGACATGGTGCAAAAGTAATTGAACAACCAGTTTATGTTACCGCCTATGATGGAACTTCTTTAAATGGAAAAAATATAATTGGCAGTATAAACCCTGAAGCTACTACAAGAATAATTTTAGCAGCTCATTGGGATACTAGACAAGTTGCAGACCAAGATTCTGTTAGAAAAAACGAACCTATTTTAGGTGCTAATGATGGCGGTTCTGGTGTAGGAATATTGCTAGAACTTGCTAGAGTTATTGGTAATGCTGAAAACAAACCAGACGTAGGTGTAGATATTATTTTCTTTGATGTTGAAGATTATGGTAGACCTGCTTTTGCAGAAGATCAATCTGGAGACTCAGGATACTGTTTAGGATCTAAATACTGGGCAGAGAATCCACATATTGAAGGTTATTCTGCATATTATGGTATTTTGCTAGATATGGTTGGTAGTAAGAATCCAACTTTCTTAAAAGAAGGTGTATCACGATATTTTGCACCTAGAATTGTAAGAAAGGTGTGGAAAACGGCAGAGAGAAAAGGTTTTGGTAATATGTTTATTAATCAAGATGGACCAGAATTAACAGATGATCATTTATATGTTAATCAGATAGCAAAAATTCCAATGATCGATATTATAGATCTTGATCCATCGGGAGAAAGAACGTTTTTCAAGCATTGGCATACTCATGCAGATGATATGTCAACAATAGATAAAGAATCATTAAAAGGAGTTGGAGTTACATTACTGCAAGTTCTTTATAATGAATAA
- the der gene encoding ribosome biogenesis GTPase Der, with protein sequence MKKSTNIVAIVGRPNVGKSTLFNRLVERRDAIMDNESGVTRDRHYGQAEWTGKNFTVIDTGGYVVGSEDTFEEAIREQVQIAIEEASVLLFVVDVETGLTDLDQDFASLLRRSKKPIYLVANKADTSEKVMHAVEFYELGMGEPMAVASASGFGTGDLLDAVVSNFPEEVEEEEEDAIPRISVIGRPNVGKSSLVNLLLQKERSIVTDIAGTTRDAVDASYKAYGKEFILTDTAGLRRKTRVTENIEFYSVMRTIKAIERSDVCIAILDATRGIESQDLSIINLALKNKKGVVIMVNKWDLIPDKQTNTPKEFAEKIRERLGGASYLPIVFTSVVEKQRIAKVIDKAIEVYENRKMKVMTSTLNEVLQKEIDRRPPPAHRGHHIKIKYITQLPIHTPVFAFFSNYPRHVKGPYKSFLENKIREHFGFEGVPMGIVFKEK encoded by the coding sequence ATGAAGAAGAGTACAAATATTGTCGCAATTGTAGGAAGACCAAATGTTGGTAAATCTACATTATTTAATCGTTTGGTCGAACGCAGAGACGCTATCATGGATAATGAGAGTGGAGTTACGCGTGATAGACATTACGGACAGGCCGAATGGACGGGGAAAAACTTTACTGTAATTGATACAGGAGGGTATGTTGTTGGATCTGAAGATACTTTTGAAGAAGCAATTCGTGAGCAAGTTCAAATTGCTATTGAAGAAGCTTCTGTTCTATTATTCGTAGTAGACGTAGAAACAGGTTTAACAGATTTAGATCAAGATTTTGCTTCTTTATTAAGAAGAAGTAAAAAACCTATATATCTAGTAGCAAATAAAGCAGATACATCAGAAAAAGTGATGCATGCTGTTGAATTTTATGAACTAGGAATGGGAGAACCAATGGCTGTAGCATCAGCTTCAGGTTTTGGAACAGGTGACCTTTTAGATGCAGTAGTATCTAATTTCCCAGAAGAGGTAGAAGAAGAAGAAGAAGATGCAATACCAAGAATTTCGGTTATTGGTAGACCTAATGTTGGTAAATCATCTTTAGTAAATCTTTTATTACAAAAAGAAAGAAGTATCGTAACAGATATTGCGGGTACAACTCGTGATGCTGTAGACGCATCATATAAAGCTTACGGTAAAGAATTTATTCTTACAGATACTGCAGGTTTAAGAAGAAAAACTCGTGTAACAGAGAATATTGAATTTTACTCTGTAATGCGTACGATTAAGGCTATTGAAAGGTCAGATGTCTGTATCGCTATTCTTGATGCTACTAGAGGTATTGAATCTCAAGATTTAAGTATTATCAACCTTGCATTAAAAAATAAGAAAGGTGTAGTGATAATGGTAAATAAATGGGATTTAATTCCAGATAAGCAAACAAATACACCTAAAGAATTTGCTGAGAAAATCAGAGAAAGACTTGGAGGTGCATCTTACTTACCAATTGTATTTACTTCTGTTGTTGAAAAACAACGTATTGCTAAGGTAATTGACAAAGCAATTGAAGTATATGAGAACCGTAAGATGAAAGTAATGACATCTACATTGAACGAGGTACTACAAAAAGAAATTGACCGTAGACCACCTCCAGCTCATAGAGGACATCATATTAAAATTAAATATATAACTCAGTTGCCAATACATACTCCTGTATTTGCATTCTTCTCAAATTATCCAAGACATGTAAAAGGACCTTATAAGTCGTTCTTGGAAAATAAGATTAGAGAGCACTTTGGATTTGAAGGTGTACCTATGGGAATCGTATTTAAAGAAAAATAA